A genomic segment from Daphnia pulex isolate KAP4 chromosome 5, ASM2113471v1 encodes:
- the LOC124194809 gene encoding uncharacterized protein LOC124194809 produces the protein MVKHYELSKVLRVTNILPDILRSQMRQFYEDCVNAHYELSKVLRVTNILPDILRSQMRQFYEDCSKDIYMVKHYELSKVLRVTKIVKIRKITIYTIMFQNKCFGINWRMPPKRTLTQEEKNAKAQKQRDRRQNESPAVREKRLAQQREYDREKAAQADFVPPVQEGEPNEDEADQQQDMDGLGAPLEEPMETDQQQDMDEPGVPLEEATEDLNDEDIQPHAEIVPVETETEREYREEFLRELRQQTRQTRIARTHRLDQREVLREDSIPTHDCGRMDWKCGYCHALHFKKEMSSDKKFSNCCNKGKVSLPDLKECPEFLKSLLTNSHPQGPYCCRIHGMVYHTTSSVGQDSHTPRYADLYFMDSAQATNIRLHNEANAGCERLGMIALDTMLREVNPYAHLYKSMHQLFEEEQRNAVADNREQFAVSMLIHNDKSQDQRRYNNQTNNEIGVVFKSVDGAPPSDRDIHGHLLILTRGRRFIQIDPNKSMCDPMSCPLLFPNGDSGWNPNIIYRTNDERREAEGENDKEEDPDVVSNERGPGGETTTEEAEDQEFDFEETVGDHEDQSINRRRGKRTRVTQCDYYLYRISIGGNFNIILYSGQLFQPYLTDSFIKTEGNRLRYLQEHQADLHVAQYNGLMDFLNNRAERENLTVGMTYILPSSFIGSLRFIQQAYQDSMAICAKFGKPTFFVTFTCNPKWPEITNSIPWYHSASDRPDVVSRVYNLKKNEIVEDIQKRQIFGAVIARIHVIEFRKRGLPQCHMLIWIDKPDIPRTSADIDQTICAEISDKETHPRLFEIIMSNMIHGPCGKDLNDKSPCMDDGECTKSLPKEFVPKTVMSNNGFPTYRRRAGQTNPLKRNNKIYQVDNRWVVPYNPYLCLKYNAHINVEYCASIKSMKYLFKYVHKGFDCQGTKTITGTQGAQGTQEQGA, from the exons ATGGTTAAGCATTACGAATTAAGCAAAGTGTTGCGCGTGACAAATATTTTACCAGATATATTAAGATCacaa atgcgcCAATTTTATGAAGATTGTG TTAATGCT CATTACGAATTGAGTAAAGTGTTGCGCGTGACAAATATTTTACCAGATATATTAAGATCacaa atgcgcCAATTTTATGAAGATTGTAGCAAAG atatttatatggTTAAGCATTACGAATTAAGCAAAGTGTTGCGCGTGACAAAAATTGTCAAGATCCGTAAGATcacaa TTTATACTATCATGTTCCAGAAT AAGTGTTTTGGCATCAATTGGAGAATGCCTCCGAAACGAACTCTTACACAAGAggagaaaaatgcaaaagcTCAAAAACAACGAGATCGAAGACAAAATGAATCTCCTGCCGTTAGAGAGAAACGATTGGCGCAACAACGAGAATATGATCGTGAGAA AGCTGCGCAAGCTGACTTTGTGCCCCCGGTCCAGGAAGGAGAACCAAACGAAGATGAAGCAGACCAGCAACAAGACATGGACGGGCTCGGAGCACCTTTAGAGGAGCCAATGGAAACAGACCAGCAACAAGACATGGACGAGCCTGGCGTCCCTTTAGAGGAGGCTACTGAGGATCTAAACGATGAAGACATTCAACCACACGCTGAAATAGTTCCGGTAGAAACAGAAACCGAGCGTGAATATCGCGAGGAATTCTTGAGGGAACTTCGTcaacaaacaagacaaacTCGAATTGCCAGAACTCACCGATTGGATCAAAGAGAAGTATTACGTGAAGACAGTATTCCCACTCATGACTGTGGTAGGATGGACTGGAAATGCGGATACTGTCACGCTctccatttcaaaaaagagatgTCAAGCGATAAAAAGTTCTCTAATTGTTGCAATAAAGGCAAAGTTAGTCTCCCTGATCTAAAGGAATGTCCCGAATTTCTCAAAAGCCTTTTGACTAACAGTCACCCACAG GGACCATATTGCTGTCGTATCCATGGAATGGTGTACCACACGACGAGCTCTGTTGGTCAAGATTCACATACCCCACGATATGCTGATCTTTACTTCATGGATTCGGCTCAGGCGACAAACATCCGACTGCACAACGAGGCAAATGCAGGCTGCGAGCGATTGGGGATGATTGCATTGGACACTATGCTTCGCGAAGTAAATCCATACGCGCATTTGTACAAATCGATGCACCAACTCTTTGAAGAAGAACAGCGGAATGCCGTAGCTGATAATAGAGAACAATTTGCTGTTTCAATGCTAATTCACAATGACAAAAGCCAAGATCAAAGGCGATAcaataatcaaacaaataatgagaTTGGTGTCGTTTTCAAAAGCGTTGATGGAGCTCCTCCTTCAGATCGAGACATTCACGGCCATCTTCTGATTCTGACAAGAGGACGGAGATTCATCCAAATTGACCCAAACAAATCAATGTGTGACCCTATGAGCTGTCCCTTGCTCTTTCCAAACGGTGACAGCGGATGGAACCCAAACATTATTTACAGAACGAATGATGAACGAAGGGAAGCAGAAGGAGAAAacgacaaagaagaagatccaGATGTGGTATCCAATGAAAGGGGACCAGGAGGTGAAACTACAACAGAGGAGGCTGAGGAtcaagaatttgattttgaagaaaCGGTGGGTGATCACGAAGACCAAAGCATAAATAGAAGACGTG GCAAAAGGACAAGAGTCACGCAATGTGATTATTACCTCTACCGGATTTCTATTGGGGGCAATTTTAACATCATCCTTTATTCTGGACAGCTTTTCCAGCCTTATTTGACGGATTCCTTCATTAAGACGGAAGGAAACCGACTTAGATATCTACAAGAACATCAGGCCGATCTACACGTAGCCCAATACAACGGCCTGATGGACTTTTTAAACAACAGagcggaaagagaaaatcttACCGTAGGAATGACCTACATTCTGCCATCAAGTTTCATAGGAAGTCTTAGGTTCATACAGCAAGCATATCAGGACTCAATGGCCATCTGCGCGAAATTTGGAAAACCGACCTTCTTTGTAACATTTACGTGTAACCCAAAGTGGCCAGAAATCACAAACAGCATCCCTTGGTACCACTCTGCTTCAGACAGACCTGATGTCGTATCAAGAGTTTAtaacttgaagaaaaatgagataGTCGAAGACAttcaaaaacgtcaaattttCGGCGCAGTTATTGCAAGAATTCACGTTATCGAATTCCGGAAGCGTGGACTCCCTCAATGTCATATGCTCATCTGGATAGACAAACCCGACATACCCAGAACATCAGCCGACATCGACCAAACTATTTGTGCAGAAATATCTGATAAGGAAACCCACCCAAGGCTTTTTGAAATCATCATGTCCAACATGATTCATGGACCGTGTGGGAAAGATCTCAATGACAAATCACCGTGCATGGATGATGGCGAATGTACCAAATCCCTCCCAAAAGAATTCGTTCCTAAGACTGTCATGAGCAACAACGGGTTCCCTACGTATCGCAGAAGAGCTGGACAAACAAATCCATTAAAGCGGAACAACAAGATTTATCAGGTGGACAACAGATGGGTTGTCCCTTACAATCCATACCTATGTTTGAAATACAACGCGCACATCAACGTCGAGTACTGCGCATCCATCAAAAGCATGAAGTATCTTTTCAAATACGTACATAAGGGGTTCGACTGTCAAGGAACCAAAACAATCACCGGGACACAAGGTGCCCAAGGTACGCAAGAACAAGGTGCCTAA
- the LOC124194990 gene encoding uncharacterized protein LOC124194990, with protein sequence MLTTRTTCLSSSWVVRQRVPLFSSISFLFSLSLSLSLHSPSRSVVVVFFFSEFFAHPFGGPSCWLAYAPLKLSRRRVPLCGSADTQSTLSRGALHNSPQPLLSSRFLPLDNNDPRCVRSSHHPPPLFCKQKETHTHKKSSRFSRLNVITTREAETDEHLEDGEENVIASETIKILHPLEWEEGYLKAVEELDLSLPLQMTDAQWLFEIRECSLFINKVWKPMLKDLQGIKGCVVFMDAMDSTVSERYPLCKEDFHVLVCECASEWKDLARTVTEGTASFQQMEKLSGYHPIPMFFRENIYTALYSKVFLELTEKLKPIKRCDTLLVHS encoded by the exons ATGCTGACCACACGGACCACCTGTCTTTCTAGCTCTTGGGTTGTGCGCCAGCGTgttccccttttctcttccatctcctttttattctctctctctctctctctctctcttcattctCCTTCTCGTAGTGTAGtggtggttttctttttttccgagtTTTTCGCCCATCCATTCGGGGGTCCGTCCTGTTGGTTGGCGTACGCGCCCCTTAAACTATCTCGTCGACGAGTACCGCTCTGCGGCTCTGCCGACACTCAGTCCACGTTGAGCCGTGGGGCACTTCACAACTCCCCACAACCGCTCCTCTCTTCTCGTTTCCTTCCTCTCGACAACAATGATCCGCGGTGCGTGCGTTCCAGTCACCACCCGCCCCCTTTGTTTTgtaaacaaaaggaaacacacacacacaaaaaaagcagTAGATTTTCTCGTTTAAATGTAATCACCACTAGAGAAGCAGAAACCGACGAACATTTGGAAGACGGCGAAGAAAATGTCATTGCATCCGAAACTATCAAAATCTTACATCCGCTAGAGTGGGAGGAGGGATACCTGAAGGCAGTAGAAGAATTGGATTTGTCGTTACCTTTGCAAATGACAGACGCTCAGTGGTTATTTGAAATCAGAGAATGTTCTTTATTCATCAACAAAGTATGGAAACCAATGCTCAAGGATCTGCAAGGCATCAAAGGCTGTGTCGTTTTCATGGACGCCATGGATTCAACGGTGTCGGAGAGGTATCCATTGTGCAAAGAAGATTTTCACGTCCTTGTATGCGAATGTGCCTCCGAATGGAAG GACTTGGCTCGCACTGTTACCGAAGGCACCGCATCATTTCAGCAGATGGAGAAATTATCAGGATATCACCCGATCCCGATGTTCTTTCGCGAAAACATTTACACGGCATTGTATTCGAAGGTGTTTCTGGAGCttacagaaaaattaaaacccaTCAAGCGCTGCGACACTTTATTAGTTCATTCGTGA
- the LOC124194988 gene encoding WD repeat-containing protein 3-like, with amino-acid sequence MACDYALSILFATGDRNVIVATKTGKLQIFDIAAGRLLEEIRAHEGEAWTVAMSPDLRGIASGGADKSVKFWQFELVVDKAVEEEDEDGQMRGHGGKRMSLTHTKTLQLEEDVLCVRFSPDQRLIAVSLLDSTVKIFFADTLKFFLSLYGHKFPVLCMDISYDSTTIITGGADRNIKIWGLDFGDCHRSIFAHEDSILGLQFVSKTHLFFSCGKDGKLKQWDADNFENITTLSGHHGQVWTLAVSEDGKYVSTAGHDRSIRLWERTQEPLVLEDERKTQRETEADQALALGEDRVMPGIKAGEETSLPGRKTVETERAAERIMEAVEVHKKVSQQLAEYREKIDLHQQSGRNASEAPAAPQLHPLMVAYDTTDPDRYLLKVLRQVKSSEVEEALLVLPFHYVGSLLSLLDQLLEKGWETELVMRILLFLVRLHHGPLSNTPSLLPILNRLQGVARKRVDQVRDHIGFNLAGLQYLHRELEEREAVQLFADASDRVKQKRKQRRNKDKAKQRAILTL; translated from the exons ATGGCGTGTGATTACGCCCTGTCGATTCTCTTCGCCACTGGCGACCGCAACGTGATCGTCGCCACGAAGACGGGCAAGCTTCAAATCTTCGACATTGCAGCCGGACGACTGCTGGAAGAAATTCGAGCTCACGAGGGCGAAGCCTGGACTGTGGCCATGAGCCCAGATCTTCGAGGAATAGCCAGTGGAGGCGCCGACAAGAGCGTGAAATTTTGGCAATTTGAATTGGTGGTGGACAAGGCagtggaggaagaagatgaggacGGCCAGATGAGAGGACACGGCGGTAAAAGAATGAGTCTGACCCATACGAAGACGTTACAGTTGGAAGAAGATGTCCTTTGCGTTCGATTTAGCCCCGACCAACGTCTCATTGCGGTTTCTCTGCTCGATTCGACcgtgaaaattttctttgccGACACGCTTAAATTCTTTTTGTCACTCTACGGTCACAAGTTCCCCGTTCTCTGTATGGATATTTCTTACGATTCCACTACCATCATCACCGGTGGTGCCGACCGCAACATCAAAATTTGGGG GTTGGACTTTGGCGATTGTCATCGGTCCATTTTCGCTCACGAGGACAGCATCCTGGGATTGCAGTTCGTCTCCAAGAcgcatctctttttctcctgcGGCAAGGACGGCAAGCTGAAGCAGTGGGACGCGGACAATTTCGAGAACATCACCACCTTATCGGGTCATCACGGACAAGTGTGGACGCTGGCCGTTAGTGAGGATGGCAAGTACGTCAGCACGGCTGGACACGATCGCTCTATTCGTTTATGGGAGCGCACCCAGGAACCGCTGGTGCTCGAGGATGAACGCAAGACTCAGCGTGAAACTGAAGCCGAccag GCATTGGCTCTTGGCGAGGATCGGGTGATGCCCGGCATCAAGGCGGGCGAGGAAACCTCCCTGCCCGGCCGCAAAACGGTGGAAACTGAACGGGCAGCCGAGAGGATCATGGAAGCTGTCGAAGTTCACAAGAAAGTCTCGCAGCAGTTGGCCGAGTACCGTGAAAAAATCGATCTTCATCAGCAATCCGGCCGGAATGCCAGTGAAGCTCCCGCCGCTCCTCAACTCCATCCGTTGATGGTGGCGTACGACACGACTGATCCCGACAGGTATTTGTTGAAGGTGTTGCGCCAGGTGAAATCCAGCGAAGTGGAGGAAGCTCTTCTGGTGCTGCCCTTCCATTACGTCGGCAGCCTGTTGTCCCTGCTGGATCAGTTGCTAGAAAAAGGCTGGGAAACGGAATTGGTGATGAGGATCCTGCTCTTCCTCGTTCGTCTCCACCACGGCCCCCTGTCCAACACTCCTTCCCTGCTGCCGATCCTGAACCGACTGCAAGGAGTGGCCCGCAAACGCGTGGATCAAGTCCGCGATCACATCGGCTTCAACTTGGCCGGACTTCAGTACCTGCACCGAGAACTGGAAGAACGCGAGGCCGTACAGTTATTCGCCGACGCTTCCGACCGTGTCAAGCAGAAACGCAAGCAACGCCGCAACAAAGACAAAGCCAAACAAAGGGCCATTCTGACACTGTAA
- the LOC124194989 gene encoding uncharacterized protein LOC124194989 — protein MFEVVQQLPPPHFRTLEYLTRHVARVAENNASTGMTAKNVAIVWAPNLLRCKELEFGGFQPQLVGRRVQPTDESSRSSGPSPLRDGEDFAVRFAGDGGDESIQDGSLSRCHNRSVSHDSYFRLLMTSQTGSIQVDPLDEEGDGPEASARQPGQTKDAIYAEISKSGTKNSKEETTRTRGSPSAESPGLEFRYNMNLTAVEDPHSGSSKMSLIYLSHLDDSELNIMNSREMLAVSKKLSDDSSRPISGVGSGSSSSNNHSEDGSCVRRARPASVDDSVIDDSARGMPMNAEQIDGKGNWAASNPAYELFYVQAEVDHHRHHRMDAAAGGGRSPSPDNTDAQMPDMPREVAIDGDNDSLVNATTEDYSSTEVPVGSDDRESFTLHGLNDVYENVNVADKRTAVVESLRRTTSSPAAAVASAGAAFENFADNHAFAMVRVSSRQDATCENVIDPAIVDEEE, from the exons ATGTTCGAG GTGGTCCAGCAACTGCCGCCGCCTCATTTTCGCACGCTCGAGTACTTGACTCGACATGTGGCGCGGGTGGCAGAAAATAATGCCTCGACGGGCATGACGGCCAAGAATGTGGCCATTGTATGGGCGCCGAATTTGCTGCGTTGCAAAGAACTGGAATTTGGTGGCTTCCAACCGCAACTCGTCGGCCGGCGAGTGCAGCCAACTGACGAGTCCAGCCGAAGCAGCGGCCCGTCACCGCTGAGGGATGGCGAAGATTTTGCTGTGCGATTTGCCGGCGACGGCGGTGACGAGTCGATTCAAGACGGGTCGCTGTCCCGCTGTCACAACCGCTCCGTATCTCACGACTCGTACTTCCGCCTGCTCATGACCAGCCAGACGGGCAGCATACAAGTCGATCCGCTGGACGAGGAGGGCGACGGTCCAGAAGCCAGCGCACGTCAGCCAGGACAGACAAAAGACGCCATTTACGCTGAGATCTCAAAATCCGGAACCAAAA ATTCGAAAGAGGAGACCACACGAACGCGGGGCTCGCCGTCCGCCGAGTCGCCAGGTCTCGAATTCCGTTACAACATGAACCTGACGGCGGTGGAAGACCCCCATTCCGGCAGCTCCAAGATGTCATTGATCTATCTGAGCCATCTGGACGACAGTGAATTGAATATTATGAACAGCCGGGAAATGCTGGCCGTATCCAAGAAGCTGTCTGACGATTCCAGCCGTCCGATTAGCGGCGTTGGCAgtgggagcagcagcagcaacaaccacaGCGAGGACGGTAGCTGTGTGAGGAGGGCGCGGCCGGCCAGTGTGGATGATAGCGTCATTGACGACTCGGCCAGG GGAATGCCCATGAACGCGGAGCAGATTGACGGAAAAGGAAATTGGGCGGCCAGCAATCCTGCCTACGAGCTCTTTTACGTTCAGGCCGAAGTGGACCATCACCGCCACCACAGGATGGATGCTGCTGCCGGCGGCGGACGCTCACCTTCGCCCGACAACACCGACGCCCAGATGCCGGACATGCCCCGCGAAGTGGCCATTGACGGAGACAATGATTCTCTCGTCAAt GCCACCACGGAAGATTACAGCTCGACGGAAGTGCCCGTGGGCTCGGATGATCGCGAGAGCTTCACTTTGCACGGCCTCAATGACGTTTACGAGAACGTCAACGTGGCTGACAAAAGGACGGCCGTCGTCGAAAG CCTTCGACGGACGACTAGTTCACCGGCGGCGGCGGTAGCGTCGGCTGGGGCTGCCTTCGAGAATTTCGCCGATAATCACGCCTTCGCCATGGTGAGAGTCTCTTCGAGGCAAGACGCCACATGCGAAAACGTCATCGATCCAGCCATCGttgacgaagaagaatag